In Desulfovibrio sp. TomC, the following proteins share a genomic window:
- a CDS encoding pentapeptide repeat-containing protein, producing MKTREEAIEAWNTWAGRYKDIDADDFCSVNPCNYCGKVIDSTGNYLPPPIQEMVGFTQMHLNGAIIVPWPKLDKLQSNISNTLLGTDGITQTFSLRSRWCALFRDVTDYREKIRTLITNNDRENKLLNNTLHEWNNYLTAHGFAPFLENDLRGINLSGLRFGGKKYGGCHLRKVDLSFSELTASDLTGANLYGAKFVGACAFSTSFNYSICERTDFTYSNIPRSKFNGCILNFTNFDYCNCSGSTFNGSELVNSSFKSTHAQNSTFCELEEIEAGITSRKRTNLANLQFDQNTVFTDCNFDRHSLQTNKDIQKYLEKSTVQGSLLSRLIESAEVKPGFFGLRVDLKKLFRK from the coding sequence ATGAAAACCAGAGAAGAGGCCATTGAGGCATGGAACACTTGGGCTGGAAGATATAAAGACATTGATGCAGACGATTTTTGCTCGGTTAATCCCTGCAACTACTGCGGGAAAGTGATTGACTCGACCGGGAACTACCTCCCCCCACCAATTCAAGAAATGGTCGGCTTCACACAAATGCATTTAAATGGGGCAATCATCGTTCCGTGGCCAAAACTAGACAAACTTCAGTCAAATATTTCTAACACTCTCTTGGGTACGGATGGGATTACCCAGACATTTTCGCTCAGGTCCAGATGGTGTGCTTTATTTCGAGACGTCACGGACTATAGAGAGAAAATTCGAACACTAATTACAAACAATGACAGGGAAAATAAATTATTGAATAACACACTCCATGAGTGGAACAATTACCTTACTGCTCATGGATTTGCACCTTTTCTCGAAAACGATCTTAGAGGCATTAATCTTTCCGGCCTACGCTTCGGTGGAAAGAAGTACGGGGGGTGTCACCTCCGTAAAGTTGACTTAAGTTTTTCTGAGTTAACAGCATCAGACTTAACCGGCGCAAACCTTTATGGTGCGAAGTTTGTTGGAGCCTGCGCCTTCTCGACTTCTTTCAACTACAGCATATGCGAACGAACTGACTTCACATACAGCAATATTCCTCGATCTAAGTTTAACGGATGCATCCTCAATTTCACTAATTTCGACTATTGCAATTGCTCAGGATCGACATTCAACGGATCAGAACTTGTCAACTCTTCTTTTAAATCCACTCATGCGCAGAACTCAACATTCTGCGAACTTGAGGAGATAGAAGCAGGAATTACTAGCAGAAAAAGAACAAATCTTGCAAATTTACAATTTGACCAAAACACAGTTTTTACAGATTGTAATTTCGACAGACACTCACTACAAACAAACAAAGATATACAAAAATATCTAGAAAAATCTACCGTTCAAGGCAGTCTACTTTCAAGACTAATCGAATCAGCAGAAGTGAAGCCTGGGTTCTTCGGGCTTCGTGTGGACTTAAAAAAGCTTTTTAGAAAGTAA
- a CDS encoding Trm112 family protein: protein MSIHPDLLTILACPKCKGALTVVDAEAGLACPPCAVVYPVRDDIPIMLVEEAVARADWDAGKRSVKDDAAK from the coding sequence GTGAGCATTCATCCTGATCTGCTGACCATCCTGGCCTGCCCCAAATGCAAGGGCGCGCTGACTGTTGTCGATGCCGAGGCCGGACTGGCCTGTCCGCCCTGCGCCGTGGTCTACCCGGTGCGCGACGATATTCCCATCATGCTGGTGGAAGAGGCCGTGGCCCGCGCCGACTGGGACGCCGGCAAACGCTCGGTCAAAGACGACGCCGCAAAATAA
- a CDS encoding transporter substrate-binding domain-containing protein: MAQLKTGKATEITCCPCLGARQRTPHRACGVRLALLAWLVALVLAPGAGQAVELSPPEARYVEEHGLVTLCVDPDWAPFESINAQGAHEGIAADLLRLVAERTGLRWQLVPTASWDESLAASRDGRCQLLSFLNKTPQREEWLIFSRPLFSDVNVFITREEHPFISDPGKLAGESIAFPSGTAMEELVRRDYPNLTIHTTATEDEAIGMVAAKKADMTMRSLIVAAYTIKKQGLFNLKIAGQLPYYSNNLCIGIAGNDERLRDIVNKGIASITTAERAAIENRHVSINVQTVTDYGNLAKVLGVVLALAALGGLWAWKIKRLNAALRKEIERREELERMRDDVEQIIRHDLVTPLSGIISIPELLEGEKNLTRQQQELLHHAANSGRRMLATIRLAGALSRMEKGTYAVALADCDVLDLLRGIRANLESLFVPKRLGFTVLVDGRTAAAGERVLVRGDANLLGNLFENLIKNAAEASPVDGEVALALDTAAKTFSIRNQGEVPAGIVATFFEKYVTSGKTFGTGLGTYSARIIARAHGGDVTLDASEPGATTVRVSLPGVGGASGS; this comes from the coding sequence ATGGCACAACTGAAAACAGGGAAGGCGACAGAAATCACGTGTTGCCCCTGTCTGGGGGCAAGGCAGCGGACGCCGCACAGGGCTTGCGGCGTCCGGCTGGCGCTCCTGGCCTGGCTGGTTGCGCTGGTGCTGGCCCCGGGTGCGGGGCAGGCCGTGGAACTGTCTCCCCCGGAGGCCCGGTATGTCGAGGAACACGGCCTGGTCACCCTGTGCGTGGACCCGGACTGGGCGCCCTTCGAGTCGATCAATGCCCAGGGTGCGCACGAGGGCATTGCCGCCGACCTGCTTCGGCTGGTGGCCGAGCGTACCGGCCTGCGCTGGCAGCTGGTGCCGACCGCCTCCTGGGACGAGAGTCTGGCTGCCTCCCGGGACGGGCGCTGCCAGCTGCTAAGCTTCCTCAATAAAACGCCGCAACGGGAAGAATGGCTCATCTTCTCCCGGCCGCTTTTCAGCGACGTCAACGTCTTCATTACCCGCGAAGAGCACCCCTTCATTTCCGATCCGGGAAAGCTCGCCGGCGAGAGCATCGCCTTTCCCTCGGGCACGGCCATGGAAGAACTCGTGCGGCGCGACTATCCCAACCTGACCATCCACACCACCGCCACCGAAGACGAGGCCATCGGCATGGTTGCCGCCAAAAAAGCGGACATGACCATGCGCTCGCTTATTGTCGCGGCCTACACCATCAAAAAGCAGGGGCTTTTCAATCTCAAGATTGCCGGCCAGCTGCCCTATTATTCCAATAACCTGTGCATTGGCATCGCAGGGAATGACGAACGCCTGCGAGACATTGTGAACAAAGGCATCGCCAGCATCACCACGGCCGAGCGGGCGGCCATCGAGAACCGGCACGTGTCCATCAATGTCCAGACCGTGACCGACTACGGCAATCTGGCCAAGGTGCTGGGGGTGGTCCTGGCGCTGGCTGCTCTGGGCGGGCTGTGGGCCTGGAAGATCAAGCGGCTCAACGCGGCCCTGCGCAAAGAGATCGAACGCAGGGAGGAGCTCGAGCGGATGCGCGACGATGTGGAACAGATTATCCGCCACGATCTGGTCACGCCCCTGTCCGGGATCATCAGCATCCCGGAGTTGCTTGAGGGAGAGAAAAATCTGACCCGGCAACAGCAGGAACTCCTGCACCACGCGGCCAACTCGGGCCGGCGGATGCTGGCCACCATCCGTCTGGCCGGCGCGTTGTCCCGGATGGAGAAGGGGACCTACGCGGTCGCCCTGGCCGACTGCGACGTGCTTGACCTGCTCCGGGGCATCCGGGCCAATCTGGAGAGCCTTTTTGTGCCCAAGCGGCTTGGCTTCACCGTGCTTGTGGACGGGCGCACGGCCGCCGCCGGGGAGCGGGTGTTGGTGCGCGGGGACGCGAATTTGCTCGGCAACCTGTTTGAGAACCTGATTAAAAACGCTGCCGAGGCGTCGCCGGTGGACGGGGAGGTGGCCCTTGCCCTGGACACGGCCGCCAAGACGTTTTCCATCCGCAACCAGGGCGAAGTGCCGGCCGGGATCGTGGCGACCTTTTTCGAGAAATACGTCACCAGCGGCAAGACGTTCGGCACCGGGCTTGGCACCTATTCGGCCCGGATCATTGCCCGGGCCCATGGCGGCGACGTGACCCTCGACGCCTCGGAGCCGGGCGCGACCACGGTGCGGGTGTCGCTGCCCGGGGTTGGGGGCGCATCCGGCTCCTGA
- a CDS encoding trypsin-like peptidase domain-containing protein, producing MGRIALWAIRLFVCFFLVISLFLAASGPAAAAPTGRELRQTPVVAAVAAVGPAVVNITSARTVERRGSRGPFFDDELFRQFLGQDGPAPRQQTQESLGSGVIIDGKAGLVLTNAHVIAGGTSIKARLQDGRVLEASLVGADPDFDVAVLRLSGGGDLPQAAMGDSADIMIGETAIAIGNPFGYTHTVTTGVISAVGRSLKHEGGAYADLIQTDAAINPGNSGGPLVNLAGQVIGINMAIQAGAEGIGFAIPINKARRVVAELMHGGRVTPAWLGVTGQDVDVRAARYFGLNRPRGMLVTEVAPGTPAEKAGLRPGDLVTAVGGTELDDKDQFRGALATSTVGENLTLTVRRGEKELKIAVAPAAFGEREAAALAASRWGLTVGFGRGVAVSAVTPGSPAARLGLKPGDVLVQIGGEKLTSQAEFIRAVYVNRLNRTILVMIERNGRGYYARMGVE from the coding sequence ATGGGTCGCATTGCCCTGTGGGCGATACGCCTTTTTGTCTGCTTCTTTCTGGTGATTTCCCTTTTTCTTGCTGCGTCCGGTCCAGCGGCCGCGGCTCCCACCGGCCGGGAACTGCGCCAGACCCCGGTGGTTGCGGCGGTGGCGGCCGTGGGCCCGGCCGTGGTCAACATCACCTCGGCCAGGACCGTGGAGCGCCGGGGCAGCCGGGGGCCTTTTTTCGACGACGAGCTGTTCCGGCAGTTTCTCGGCCAGGACGGCCCTGCTCCCCGGCAGCAGACCCAGGAGAGCCTGGGCTCCGGGGTCATCATCGACGGCAAGGCCGGGCTGGTGTTGACCAATGCCCACGTCATTGCCGGCGGCACGTCGATCAAGGCCCGGCTGCAGGACGGGCGCGTCCTTGAAGCCTCCCTGGTCGGCGCGGATCCGGATTTCGACGTGGCCGTGCTGCGTCTGTCCGGCGGCGGCGACCTGCCCCAGGCGGCCATGGGCGACTCGGCCGACATCATGATCGGCGAAACGGCCATCGCCATCGGCAATCCCTTTGGCTACACCCACACCGTCACCACCGGGGTCATTTCGGCCGTCGGCCGGTCGCTCAAGCACGAGGGCGGGGCCTATGCCGATCTGATCCAGACCGACGCGGCGATCAATCCCGGCAACAGCGGCGGGCCGCTGGTCAATCTGGCCGGGCAGGTCATCGGCATCAACATGGCCATCCAGGCCGGGGCCGAGGGCATCGGCTTTGCCATCCCCATCAACAAGGCCCGGCGGGTGGTGGCCGAACTGATGCACGGCGGCCGGGTGACGCCGGCCTGGCTCGGGGTCACGGGCCAGGACGTGGATGTCCGGGCGGCGCGCTATTTCGGCTTGAATCGCCCCCGCGGGATGCTGGTGACCGAGGTGGCCCCGGGGACGCCGGCCGAAAAGGCCGGGCTGCGGCCGGGCGATCTGGTGACGGCGGTTGGCGGGACGGAGCTGGACGACAAGGACCAGTTCCGGGGGGCGCTGGCCACGTCCACGGTGGGCGAAAACCTGACGCTGACGGTGCGGCGGGGCGAAAAGGAACTGAAGATCGCTGTTGCGCCGGCTGCTTTTGGCGAGCGCGAGGCTGCCGCCCTGGCGGCGTCGCGCTGGGGGCTTACGGTCGGTTTTGGTCGCGGCGTGGCGGTGTCGGCGGTGACGCCGGGCTCTCCTGCCGCCCGGCTGGGGCTCAAGCCCGGCGACGTGCTGGTCCAGATCGGCGGGGAAAAGCTCACGTCCCAGGCCGAATTCATCCGGGCCGTCTACGTCAATCGCTTAAACCGGACCATCCTGGTCATGATCGAGCGCAACGGCCGGGGCTATTACGCCCGCATGGGCGTGGAGTAG
- a CDS encoding PHP domain-containing protein produces the protein MAFIDLHTHTTASDGTLAPKELVDRAAGLGLVAVAITDHDTLAGLPEARAAGEKHGLDVVAGVELSVADDRGSIHLVGLFLPDSPGRLAERLDWLRERRHDRNHRILEKLKALGVSLDYASVTALAQGAVGRPHIAQALLAQGVVSSFKEAFTRFLGAYGKAYVPKDKLTLTHAIGLLHAEGGLAVLAHPYLLGLSGPALAETVARYRDAGLDAIEAFYTEHSQYQTLEYLALARKLGLAVSGGSDFHGAAKPGVELGRGRGSLRVDIATLDILRARRARLLATGSSLAQKELDPGLNPE, from the coding sequence ATGGCGTTTATTGATCTGCACACCCACACCACGGCCTCGGACGGAACCCTTGCTCCCAAGGAACTGGTGGACCGGGCCGCCGGCCTTGGCCTGGTCGCCGTGGCCATCACCGACCACGACACCCTGGCCGGGCTGCCCGAAGCCCGGGCCGCCGGGGAAAAGCATGGCCTGGACGTGGTGGCCGGGGTGGAACTGTCCGTGGCCGACGACCGGGGCAGCATCCACCTGGTCGGGCTTTTTTTACCGGACAGCCCCGGCCGTCTGGCCGAACGCCTGGACTGGCTGCGGGAGCGCCGCCACGACCGCAACCACCGCATTCTGGAAAAACTCAAGGCCCTGGGCGTCTCGCTCGATTACGCCTCCGTCACGGCCCTGGCCCAGGGGGCGGTCGGCCGGCCGCATATCGCCCAGGCCCTTTTGGCCCAGGGCGTGGTGTCGAGCTTCAAGGAAGCCTTTACCCGCTTTCTGGGGGCCTATGGCAAGGCCTATGTGCCCAAGGACAAGCTGACGCTGACACATGCCATTGGGTTGCTCCATGCCGAAGGCGGTCTGGCTGTTCTGGCCCATCCCTATCTCCTGGGCCTGTCCGGCCCGGCCCTGGCCGAAACCGTGGCCCGCTACCGCGACGCCGGCCTGGACGCCATCGAGGCCTTTTATACCGAACATTCCCAGTACCAGACGCTCGAGTATCTGGCCCTGGCCCGCAAACTCGGGCTGGCCGTGTCGGGCGGATCGGACTTTCACGGCGCTGCCAAACCCGGGGTGGAGCTGGGCCGGGGCCGGGGCAGCCTTCGGGTGGACATCGCCACCCTGGACATCCTGCGCGCCCGCCGCGCCCGGCTGTTGGCCACCGGATCGTCTTTGGCGCAAAAAGAACTTGACCCCGGGCTAAACCCGGAATAA
- a CDS encoding DVU0298 family protein: MVSRRQLLPVIRTALAGPDPGPALAAIGDIAPAVRLGPLFSLLLDRDPLISWRAVTAFGAAMAELAEARLEDAREVWRNLMWRANEESGNIAWGIPQCMGETLARTPVLAADYHRILISYVQDLDGDCTFIDHAPLRRGVWWAIVRLAEAAPALAARALPELTGAVADCDPEARGLACLALANLKPDPSRTLLAALTAASEDPAAFDFYNGWQLVPTTVALSAAAALAACRRCG; this comes from the coding sequence ATGGTTTCACGCCGCCAATTGCTCCCGGTCATCCGCACGGCCCTGGCCGGTCCCGACCCCGGGCCGGCCCTGGCCGCCATCGGCGACATTGCCCCGGCCGTGCGCCTGGGACCGCTTTTCTCCCTGCTCCTCGACCGCGATCCGCTCATTTCCTGGCGCGCCGTCACGGCCTTTGGCGCGGCCATGGCCGAACTGGCCGAGGCGCGGCTGGAAGACGCCCGGGAGGTCTGGCGCAACCTCATGTGGCGGGCCAACGAAGAGTCCGGCAACATCGCCTGGGGCATCCCCCAATGCATGGGCGAGACCCTGGCCCGGACGCCTGTCCTGGCCGCCGACTACCACCGCATCCTTATTTCCTATGTGCAGGACCTGGACGGCGATTGCACGTTTATCGACCACGCCCCGCTGCGTCGGGGCGTCTGGTGGGCCATTGTCCGGTTGGCCGAGGCTGCTCCGGCGCTGGCCGCCCGGGCCCTGCCCGAACTGACCGGCGCCGTTGCCGACTGCGACCCCGAAGCCCGGGGGCTGGCCTGTCTGGCCCTGGCCAACCTCAAGCCCGATCCCTCGCGCACCCTGCTGGCCGCTCTGACTGCGGCCTCAGAGGACCCGGCCGCCTTTGACTTCTACAACGGCTGGCAGCTCGTCCCCACCACCGTGGCCCTGTCTGCCGCCGCCGCCCTGGCTGCCTGCCGCCGCTGCGGCTGA
- a CDS encoding DVU0772 family protein, with the protein MQTQHDLSGLVIDWDMTPEDAVTLYLEWGNNSWHAQHKPVTSKNDFSTYFVVNTWTGTPQLSLVRRNSEDCVEVAAFEIPEDLAKDFMAETGFNKGVYAPSGAIKQWLQNKYFN; encoded by the coding sequence ATGCAGACCCAGCACGACCTGTCCGGCCTTGTCATCGATTGGGACATGACCCCGGAAGACGCCGTGACGCTGTACCTGGAGTGGGGCAACAACTCCTGGCACGCCCAACATAAGCCCGTCACCTCGAAGAACGATTTTTCCACCTATTTCGTGGTCAACACCTGGACCGGGACGCCGCAGTTGTCCCTGGTGCGCCGCAACTCCGAGGACTGCGTGGAAGTTGCCGCCTTTGAAATCCCCGAGGATCTGGCCAAGGATTTCATGGCAGAAACCGGGTTTAACAAGGGCGTTTACGCCCCCAGCGGCGCCATCAAGCAATGGCTGCAAAACAAGTATTTCAACTAG
- the rplU gene encoding 50S ribosomal protein L21 yields MYAIVLAGGKQYKVQEGATITVDLVAADAGSEYVLDKVLMVGGTDVKVGAPYLSGAAVTCEVAGHVKGKKIVVFHKRRRKDSHKKQGHRQGYTQLTVKSIQV; encoded by the coding sequence ATGTACGCAATCGTTTTGGCTGGCGGCAAGCAATACAAGGTCCAGGAAGGGGCCACCATCACCGTGGACCTCGTTGCGGCCGATGCCGGCTCGGAATACGTGCTGGACAAGGTGCTCATGGTCGGCGGAACCGACGTCAAAGTCGGCGCACCCTATCTTTCCGGCGCGGCCGTCACCTGTGAGGTGGCGGGTCATGTCAAGGGCAAGAAGATCGTGGTCTTCCACAAACGCCGCCGCAAGGATTCCCACAAGAAGCAGGGTCATCGCCAAGGCTATACCCAGCTGACCGTGAAGTCCATCCAGGTCTAG
- a CDS encoding metallophosphoesterase family protein yields the protein MSRAAKTATIPAMLLAAIADIHGNLEALTAVLADCKACQADLVVSLGDNIGYGPDPQAVLAVLAKRNIASVRGNHEWAAVDPSRRGTFNPQALEALLRTRELLGPHDLARIANYPTSLVAAGCRLVHGLPPNDTTAYLFEAGETTLRRAFLRTPEPVSLVGHTHMLEGATLRGREVDRFELDIGDNPLDPAARHIVNVGAVGQPRDGDNRAKYGLFDTKTHVLTIRAVPYDIEAVIRKMAARGLPMRYAERLR from the coding sequence TTGTCCCGGGCCGCCAAAACTGCCACTATCCCTGCCATGCTGCTCGCCGCCATCGCCGACATCCACGGCAACCTCGAAGCCCTGACCGCCGTTTTGGCCGACTGCAAGGCCTGCCAAGCCGACCTTGTGGTCAGCCTGGGCGACAATATCGGCTATGGGCCGGACCCGCAGGCCGTGCTTGCAGTGCTCGCCAAGCGGAACATCGCCAGCGTGCGCGGCAACCATGAATGGGCCGCGGTGGACCCGTCGCGCCGGGGGACCTTTAACCCCCAGGCCCTGGAGGCGCTCCTGCGCACCCGGGAACTGCTTGGCCCCCACGATCTGGCCCGCATCGCCAATTACCCGACCTCGCTGGTGGCGGCCGGCTGCCGGCTGGTCCACGGCCTGCCGCCCAACGACACCACCGCCTATCTTTTCGAGGCCGGCGAAACGACCCTGCGCCGGGCCTTTCTGCGTACCCCGGAGCCGGTGTCCCTGGTCGGCCACACCCACATGCTCGAAGGGGCGACGCTCCGCGGACGCGAGGTGGACCGCTTCGAGCTGGACATCGGCGACAATCCCCTGGACCCGGCCGCCCGCCACATCGTCAACGTCGGGGCCGTCGGCCAGCCCCGGGACGGCGACAACCGAGCCAAGTACGGCCTTTTCGACACCAAGACCCACGTCCTGACCATCCGGGCCGTCCCCTACGACATCGAGGCCGTGATCCGCAAAATGGCCGCACGCGGCCTGCCCATGCGCTACGCCGAGCGACTGCGCTAG
- a CDS encoding Hsp20/alpha crystallin family protein yields the protein MGKLHLTPWMALAEIGNEAGRMMDEAAAGARECAFAWQPAADVVETADEFRVTLELAGVAREDVAVEIRGRELIIQGHRRFEKDARGGVYQVLERSYGPFARSFLLPKGVARTEIAAVMKDGLLEVRLPKILPERLCRRIPIS from the coding sequence ATGGGCAAACTGCACTTGACGCCGTGGATGGCCCTGGCCGAAATCGGCAATGAGGCCGGTCGGATGATGGACGAGGCCGCAGCCGGAGCCAGGGAATGCGCCTTTGCCTGGCAGCCGGCGGCGGATGTGGTGGAAACGGCCGACGAGTTTCGGGTGACCCTGGAACTGGCCGGCGTGGCCCGGGAGGATGTGGCCGTGGAAATCCGGGGCCGGGAACTGATCATCCAGGGCCACCGGCGTTTTGAAAAAGACGCCCGGGGCGGGGTGTATCAGGTGCTGGAGCGTTCCTACGGGCCTTTTGCCCGCAGCTTCCTGCTGCCCAAGGGCGTGGCCCGCACCGAGATTGCGGCGGTCATGAAGGACGGCCTGCTGGAGGTGCGTCTGCCCAAGATCCTGCCCGAGCGCCTGTGCCGCCGCATTCCCATTAGTTGA
- a CDS encoding tetratricopeptide repeat protein, with protein MDYTAQTPDEFIDELKKRLAGNPGCGVTHYNLGTAYVAKGRLVEAEAEFLQAVECSPSLAEGYVQLGGLAMNKGDLDGCLEWNEKAGRARPLFAVPFGNIGFVHLQRGDVDKAEKSLRRAVKIDPKYVQALGTLGSAMFMKGDIAAAEHFSVKALEIEPMFGPALNNLALVAMEQNDFVKAKEFMDRARETGFEPHPGMVREIEEGLAKGQ; from the coding sequence ATGGACTACACCGCGCAGACCCCTGACGAATTCATTGACGAACTGAAAAAACGTCTGGCCGGCAATCCCGGTTGCGGCGTGACCCACTACAACCTGGGCACGGCCTATGTGGCCAAGGGCCGTCTGGTCGAGGCCGAGGCGGAATTCCTCCAGGCGGTCGAATGCTCCCCCAGTCTGGCCGAGGGCTATGTCCAGCTCGGCGGGTTGGCCATGAACAAGGGCGACCTCGACGGCTGCCTGGAATGGAACGAGAAGGCCGGCCGGGCCAGACCGCTTTTCGCCGTGCCCTTTGGCAACATCGGCTTTGTCCATCTCCAGCGCGGCGATGTGGACAAGGCAGAAAAATCCCTGCGCCGGGCGGTCAAGATCGATCCCAAATACGTCCAGGCCCTGGGCACCCTTGGCAGCGCCATGTTCATGAAGGGCGACATCGCCGCCGCCGAACACTTCAGCGTCAAGGCGCTGGAAATCGAACCCATGTTCGGCCCGGCGCTGAACAACTTGGCCCTGGTGGCCATGGAGCAGAACGACTTCGTCAAGGCCAAGGAATTCATGGATCGCGCCCGGGAGACCGGCTTCGAGCCCCATCCCGGCATGGTGCGCGAGATCGAGGAAGGTCTGGCCAAGGGCCAGTAG
- the rpmA gene encoding 50S ribosomal protein L27, producing MAHKKAGGSSRNGRDSAGQRRGVKRFGGQKVLAGNILVRQLGTKFHPGDGVGMGRDYTLFALVDGVVKFEKYSRNNKVKTRIHVLPVEAAAAAA from the coding sequence ATGGCACATAAAAAAGCAGGCGGCAGCTCCAGAAACGGCCGCGACAGCGCCGGCCAACGGCGTGGCGTCAAGCGTTTCGGCGGTCAGAAGGTTCTGGCCGGCAACATCCTGGTGCGCCAGCTCGGCACCAAGTTCCACCCCGGCGACGGCGTGGGCATGGGCCGCGACTACACCTTGTTCGCCCTGGTGGACGGCGTGGTGAAGTTCGAAAAGTATTCGCGCAACAACAAGGTCAAGACCCGCATCCACGTGCTGCCGGTCGAGGCCGCTGCGGCCGCCGCCTAA